One Pleuronectes platessa chromosome 9, fPlePla1.1, whole genome shotgun sequence genomic region harbors:
- the erich3 gene encoding glutamate-rich protein 3, with protein sequence MSHLSHLSPGLISAYNSLTDKHLAGYFSNTRIRRHLQRAGLITRSGRIVPDKEYRHKLSQRAHQRHVRECLAQAIFFKVLEMERLHQIEIKRKLEEFASRERVHKIKVERSRRYEDDVIPILSPHPPTGVRGFRKQHSGPEGEHSESSESLGSSRPNTAPGKMQRPVRLKPIHSNGTTASLRRSSPYRLQESSNENDQLFNCTMTKESRRRLTTMETSNDISPYRLPVINNFVVTPVPPATKRKERGLKVTPSGGTLRGRRLRPTTATSGANDPPMLRSSVHHSRVCVNMVYFGKTVHLSHDLTDMRDDVKVFQQHCGGENLSVYKGKLREGESFQFLSKRHRGFPFSLTFFLNGLQVERLSSCCEFRHRKGSRLGGRHGHFGFVSVEGASPCYKCIIAMGLDKKPTPPPKRVKEEGGREESVISPKDAPEMETEMTGEEAASQSDCERGPPQEVECRVKEAHVTVQSRVRDDYEEDFEADDEGPVEEAKEEKSPSPSSDTETQVKEMDASETEDDEKDDDMKSRSGSSCTSSDQEASDDEATQDHREKAEQTSAVDEEETVAPPDEKDEPYPEEGAATQAESGAAKDPDLQHSAENSTEIDISDTSVPLGQEIKPSDDTSGEKEEVKTEDEGKQEEQGPERAKSVQEKLVEAILKESQCSSEPELSDTSTEEEEEEATDKGHGQKSNEQQPNLAEELKCEESVGEAEVVEDQEETSEPKEQEEDGTEKELHENRDSTKDELDKKLDEDDEKPASEEEEEEKLEDRGAALHAVSEGNMTPENPASEPEEGTEAKCNDSEAAQKDVEGEENTAEAEEADESSVSELDRKTDETAASEDAEEEAMTMSETVEMKVEPSEEREALSCEEAPASDTEERQQGVSTAASQAEVTTEDSSSSLEGSADTTVEKTADISEDSVKDEGSKDEVKKEEAELVSKDGNRQDEGLGGEQREKSVETNDEVEKEKSEEGSKEAEGEHLEEKEENEKDKKEEEGEDDSKKDEIIEDEANVEDTRTDSNPERQTNKEPADEEDEVAHEEKADESEKDEGSESVENKNGEEESEAKEPVIDKTSEGEEVKETKAERDEEKGEEAETEERNEEEQRESEKSKDDNEKAEEGEEKSAISVEPEKNTDEEKTSGKNTAVSEDVNETSDGNRMTEHTVESEDAKKETEGQSSNSERGEIDGENGEISTGGERNSHNDEEMEASKEESNDEKAAERVEDERITEEEPTEGESAEVKEADSGDGAGKHAEEDEGEQNHGTDVSEGEAQERDESDKQEKTAQKDPEQESEETEITEESKQDPIDTDREQMKQDENGNKPEFSENRDSDLIESIDSKTNEDEAQSSAPTDDGLGGTSRKLDESTATSDRTTCSDQLAAVANGENGEDAEEASKASEEGASVLLKPQAQIEEAPNAEESVAVDEDAPEALAAEDSRDLVTNWVNTHQMSKDFETFVEPLEDLREETSHVQVNSKEETISTELLTVETPPEVMKKSENEENEQIHKVESEGKLEAVESETESKPCEDEPQSDVNKDSTEKKEETEVEEFNQMIQTEENDEESSNGQRKRSKESLEEDEDQKGPTQTQSDVLKTEVESMAGTLHSAASLKAESITERQSEEKTSAHDPGKATETEETKYLRSVSKTDERPASPGGAKDAEESSGKTEEQSREVTEITDFTTSKSDDGSQEESQDGGIRPKPSGGSLNGERRDEQLIKDIKRTLSKDRLSSFSMDETLFGSSSNPLLSAARTES encoded by the exons GTGGAGCGCTCCAGAAGGTATGAAGACGACGTCATCCCCATCCTGTCTCCACACCCACCCACAGGTGTCAGGGGGTTCCGAAAGCAGCACTCTGGACCCGAGGGGGAGCACTCCGAGTCCTCCGAGTCT CTGGGATCGTCTCGACCCAACACGGCTCCAGGGAAGATGCAGAGGCCAGTGCGTCTGAAGCCGATCCACAGTAACGGCACCACAGCTTCACTGAGACGCAGCTCCCCTTACAGGCTCCAAGAGTCCTCCAATGAGAACGATCAGCTGTTCAACTGCACT ATGACCAAGGAGTCGCGGAGACGTTTGACTACAATGGAGACCTCCAATGACATCTCCCCCTACCGCCTCCCTGTCATCAACAACTTTGTTGTTACCCCAGTGCCTCCAGCcacaaagaggaaagagagggggCTCAAAGTCACTCCCAGTGGCGGCACGCTCAGAGGCCGCAGACTGCGCCCCACCACCGCCACCAGTGGTGCTAAC GACCCCCCCATGCTGAGGAGCTCTGTGCACcacagcagggtgtgtgtgaacatggtgTACTTTGGCAAAACGGTGCATCTCTCCCACGACCTGACCGACATGAGGGACGATGTGAAAGTGTTCCAGCAGCACTGCGGAGGAGAGAACCTGTCTGTGTATAAAGGAAAGCTCCGCGAGGGAG AGTCCTTCCAGTTCCTTTCGAAGCGACACAGAGGCTTCCCCTTCAGTTTGACCTTCTTCCTGAACGGGCTGCAGGTGGAGCGGCTGAGCTCCTGCTGCGAGTTCAGACACAGGAAAGGCTCCAGACTTGGCGGCAGACACGGACACTTTGGCTTCGTCAGTGTAGAGGGGGCCTCTCCCTGCTATAA GTGCATCATAGCGATGGGATTGGACAAAAAACCCACACCACCACCAAAGAGggtgaaagaggagggaggaagagaggagtcGGTCATCAGCCCGAAAGATGCTCCTGAgatggaaacagaaatgacCGGGGAGGAGGCTGCCTCCCAGTCCGACTGTGAAAGAGGTCctccacaggaagtggagtGTCGAGTCAAAGAGGCACATGTCACTGTGCAGAGCAGAGTCAGAGATG ATTATGAAGAAGATTTTGAAGCAGACGACGAGGGCCCTGTGGAAGAGGCGAAAGAAGAGAAATCCCCATCTCCCTCCAGTGACACTGAGACGCAGGTTAAAGAGATGGATGCATCGGAGACTGAAGACGATGAGAAGGATG ACGACATGAAGTCTCGTTCAGGCTCCAGCTGTACAAGTAGCGACCAGGAGGCGAGTGATGATGAAGCCACACAAGACCATAGAGAGAAAGCGGAGCAGACTTCGGCGGTTGATGAAGAAGAAACTGTTGCTCCACCAGACGAGAAAGATGAACCGTATCCGGAAGAAGGAGCTGCGACTCAGGCTGAGTCTGGTGCGGCTAAAGACCCGGATTTACAGCACAGTGCGGAGAACAGCACAGAGATCGACATCTCTGACACCAGCGTCCCCTTGGGGCAGGAGATCAAACCGAGTGATGACACCTcaggagaaaaggaggaggtgaAAACAGAGGATGAGGGCaaacaggaggagcaggggccTGAGAGGG CTAAATCTGTGCAGGAGAAACTGGTGGAGGCCATCCTGAAGGAGTCGCAGTGCAGCTCTGAGCCCGAACTGAGCGACaccagcacagaggaggaggaggaggaggccaccgATAAAGGCCACGGACAGAAAAGCAATG AGCAGCAACCGAATCTCGCAGAGGAGCTGAAATGTGAAGAAAGTGTTGGTGAAGCTGAAGTTGTTGAAGATCAGGAGGAGACATCTGAGCCAAAAGAACAAGAGGAGGATGGAACTGAAAAAGAGCTTCATGAGAACAGGGATAGCACCAAAGATGAGTTGGACAAAAAactggatgaagatgatgaaaagCCTgcgtcagaagaagaagaagaagagaagttgGAGGACAGGGGTGCAGCTCTCCATGCTGTGTCTGAAGGGAACATGAcaccagaaaacccagcctcaGAACCTGAGGAGGGTACAGAGGCTAAATGCAATGATTCTGAAGCTGCACAGAAAGATGTAGAGGGTGAGGAGAACactgcagaggcagaggaggcggATGAATCATCGGTATCGGAGCTGGATAGAAAGACTGACGAGACAGCCGCGTCGGAGGATGCAGAGGAAGAGGCGATGACAATGAGCGAGACAGTGGAGATGAAAGTGGAGCCCTCAGAGGAGCGAGAGGCCCTCAGCTGTGAAGAGGCACCTGCGAGTGACACAGAGGAGAGGCAGCAGGGAGTCAGCACAGCAGCATCACAAGCAGAAGTCACGACGGAGGATTCGAGCAGCTCGCTGGAGGGGAGCGCAGACACCACAGTGGAAAAAACAGCAGATATTAGTGAAGACAGTGTAAAGGACGAGGGCAGTAAAGATGAGGTCAAAAAGGAAGAAGCAGAGCTAGTGAGTAAGGATGGGAATCGGCAAGATGAAGGGTtgggaggagagcagagagaaaagtcTGTGGAAACAAATGATGAGGTAGAGAAGGAGAAATCTGAGGAGGGAAGTAAGGAAGCAGAAGGTGAACATcttgaagaaaaagaagagaatgaaaaagataaaaaagaggaagagggcgAAGATGATAGTAAGAAAGACGAAATTATAGAAGATGAGGCAAATGTAGAAGATACTAGAACTGACTCAAACCCTGAAAGGCAGACAAATAAAGAACCtgctgatgaagaagatgaagttgCACATGAAGAGAAAGCAGACGAATCAGAAAAAGACGAGGGTAGTGAAAGTGTTGAGAATAAAAATGGCGAGGAAGAATCTGAAGCAAAGGAACCCGTGATTGATAaaaccagtgaaggtgaagaagTAAAGGAGACGAAGGCAGAGAGGGACGAAGAAAAGGGTGAGGAAgcagaaacagaggagagaaatgaggaAGAACAAAGGGAATCTGAAAAGAGTAAAGATGACAATGAGAAAgctgaagagggagaagaaaagtcTGCGATTAGCGTAGAACCTGAGAAAAATACTGATGAGGAGAAGACCTCTGGCAAAAATACAGCTGTGTCAGAAGATGTCAATGAAACATCAGATGGAAATAGAATGACTGAACACACGGTGGAGTCTGAAGATGCTAAGAAAGAAACTGAAGGGCAGAGTTCCAacagtgagagaggagaaatTGATGGTGAAAATGGAGAGATTTCAACCGGAGGGGAAAGAAATAGTCATAATGATGAAGAGATGGAAGCTTCAAAGGAGGAGAGTAATGATGAGAAAGCAGCTGAGCGTGTTGAAGACGAAAGAATAACAGAGGAGGAACCGACTGAAGGTGAAAGTGCGGAGGTTAAAGAAGCAGACTCTGGAGATGGTGCTGGAAAACATGCTGAAGAGGACGAGGGTGAGCAAAATCATGGAACCGATGTGTCAGAAGGTGAAGCTCAGGAAAGAGACGAAAGTGATAAACAAGAGAAAACCGCTCAAAAAGATCCTGAGCAAGAGAGCGAAGAAACAGAGATAACAGAGGAATCTAAACAAGATCCCATTGATACTGACAGAGAGCAAATGAAACAAGACGAAAATGGCAACAAACCTGAATTCAGTGAAAACAGAGATTCAGACTTGATCGAAAGTATCGACAGTAAGACAAACGAGGATGAGGCACAATCTTCAGCTCCCACGGATGACGGTTTAGGTGGTACAAGTCGTAAATTAGACGAGTCCACCGCAACATCTGACAGAACAACATGCTCTGATCAACTCGCTGCTGTCGCCAATGGAGAAAACGGAGAGGACGCGGAGGAGGCGAGCAAGGCCTCAGAGGAGGGAGCAAGTGTGCTGCTCAAACCTCAGGCACAAATCGAGGAGGCTCCTAACGCAGAAGAGAGCGTTGCAGTGGATGAAGATGCTCCAGAGGCCCTGGCAGCAGAAGACAGCAGAGATCTGGTCACAAACTGGGTAAACACGCATCAAATGTCAAAGGACTTCGAGACATTTGTCGAACCTTTAGAGGATTTGAGGGAAGAGACGTCACACGTCCAAGTGAACAGTAAAGAAGAGACGATATCTACAGAGCTGCTGACGGTAGAGACTCCACCTGAGGTGATGAAGAAGAGTGAAAACGAGGAAAACGAGCAAATACACAAAGTTGAAAGTGAAGGAAAACTGGAAGCTGTAGAGTCGGAGACTGAGAGCAAACCCTGTGAAGATGAACCTCAGAGCGACGTGAACAAAGATTCGAccgagaagaaagaagagactGAGGTGGAGGAATTCAACCAGATGATCCAGACTGAAGAAAATGATGAAGAGTCTTCAAACGGACAAAGAAAACGAAGCAAGGAATCTCTAGAGGAAGACGAGGATCAAAAAGGACCAACACAGACGCAAAGTGATGTTTTAAAGACTGAAGTGGAAAGCATGGCCGGTACTCTTCATTCTGCTGCCAGTCTCAAAGCTGAGAGTATCACCGAGAGACAAAGTGAAGAGAAAACTTCTGCTCATGATCCAGGAAAAGCAACAGAAACTGAAGAGACAAAATATCTCCGATCTGTGTCCAAAACCGACGAGCGCCCAGCGAGTCCAGGTGGAGCCAAAGATGCAGAGGAATCATCGGGgaaaacagaggagcagagtcgaGAAGTGACGGAAATAACTGATTTTACAACGTCCAAGTCCGACGATGGAAGCCAAGAGGAGTCCCAGGACGGAGGGATCCGGCCCAAACCGTCCGGCGGCAGCCTGAACGGAGAGAGAAGGGACGAGCAGCTGATCAAAGACATCAAACGCACCCTGAGCAAAGACAGACTGAGTTCTTTCTCCATGGATGAGACGCTGTTTGGGAGCAGCTCGAATCCTTTGCTGAGCGCAGCGAGGACGGAGAGTTGA